The window GTCAAGGtttgaaagaaaatatattaaaaatgtgcATCTATCGAGATCTTTTTTTATACTACTAAaagatatacatttttattcatCTCTTaagtatttcatttttatgtaaaagtTACTGTTACTATACTAAATATTAAACCTGGATTTTATAAAGTCATTGTCGTTCCTTCTgttttcaataatattttgtctATAGCAGTTAACCATAACCATCAAATTTCAGGTCAATCTTTCAATGGTATACGAAAAATGTAAAAAGGATTAGATAACGGATATATAATATCTTTTCAGTAACAatatcttcaatatagaattCAGCTCACTTATTTTATAGAGTGTTTTTGCATGTTTTACAACTGGCTTTTAATTTGTGAAAAGgcaaaactttttttctttggaaACCATGAAACATATTCTTCAATTCATTCAATAAAGCTAACAACTAGCGGATCAAGGTCTAGAAATACTCCGAAATAGCATCCCAAAAATGAACCTCCATGATGAATTTAAGGGATAAGTCAAGAGCACAAATTTAAATACTTCGTTTTCCATAACATTCACTAGTAATTACATTCTAATCTAATTCCATAAATCAAGAGAAAAACATGATTGAAAGATTATTACTTCTTAAATACACATTATAAGAATTCTGGTCTCTAGccattaatatatttattcgTGCCTTATCTGACCCTTATAAATGTTTACAAATATGCTTAACTATCTTTGGTTTaagcacatatgtatgtatatataaaaatattttctttttcttctacaCCCACAAGAAGATAAAAGATGATATGATGCCCATTGTCTTTGGTCGCTAAGAATATATCTCTTATTTAAGTGCAGCTCTTATCCAACATGTCCTTGAATAAGTACTCGTatcaatgaaaaaaaaagtcaaagtGCAAATTTCCATATTCACATTTGAATAGATGACAAATAGAACAAAGGTCCACAAGCGATTACTTAACAAATGCCATGCCAAATTATGCATATAATCATACGTAATCTATTCACGTTCGATCTGTCTAACTATgacataaatcaaataaactgAAACTATAAATATTATAGAAATGTCTGAAAATGCATCTTTAATTAGAAATTATGTACATGTCACTTGAATGAAAAGAAAAGCCATTAAACATTTCCATTGCTGAGCATCGATATTGAAACATTGAGTTTAATTTATCAATCAGCCCTTGAAAGATTTGTGCCCACCCGCATTTAGTTCGAAGAGGGAAATATCAAGTCTATTTAATCAGTCTacgtactttattaaatttaatatccaaaaaataaattttacttaatAGCTAACAATGAAAAGTTGAACTAACACAGCCGACAAGAACTTATGGTACCCATTCGTCTACATCATAGCTCTTCTTTGAGTATTCACACTGAAGAACAGGTTCTTTGGGTAAGGCCTCGTTCTCGGATTGATCACGGCGCTGGCGATGATGACGCACACCACCAATCAGACCAGCCAGCAACAGGACGAACAGTGAACCACTGGCCAAACCAATGATGGGTATAGTCCATGGATTCAGTTCATTATCATCATCGGCAGCCTGATCGATGCTCAACAGCTCTTCCAAGATTCCACGACGACACGAGAGAGTTGAATTTTCCTCGGCATTGTTCTCCTGGACATAGCCCTCGGCGCATAGACATGAGCCCGAATCATTGCACACCTGATGATGACCCACACAGCCAGCTATGCGGCAATCCTTGACCTCAGCCTCGTTGCTGTCGAATGTTTCGGGTCTACATTGACCGCCGTACAAGACAAAACCCTCGCTACATTCTTCGGAAGTGGGCGGAATGTCATTAGTGGTGGACAGTGGctcctcttcctcctcctGTGACGCCATGCGAGCAAGCTCTTTACATTTATTCTCATTTTCATCCCAATCGTAGCCTTCATTGCACTCACAACGCTCCACGTCGATGCATTTGCCATTGGCACAGCCATCACCCAATTGGCAAGTGGGCACACAATCGCCGCTGACACCATCACCCGTGGGACTTAGCTGCTTATAGCCCTCACGACAGGAACAAGTATTAGGGGCAACACACTGCGAGCCCTT is drawn from Drosophila willistoni isolate 14030-0811.24 chromosome 2R unlocalized genomic scaffold, UCI_dwil_1.1 Seg167, whole genome shotgun sequence and contains these coding sequences:
- the LOC6642287 gene encoding fibrillin-1, coding for MKIVFGLCLLLSPIVATSIRENYCERNVTSRTVVPVTKTRTIVKKPSKWTPWKKTEKKLEEYTAHEEQITYKLISDCCVGYHQVESGLCEPICERGCPAHASCVAPQRCQCTTGYVSALDHRDGSHYCEPICERGCSKGSQCVAPNTCSCREGYKQLSPTGDGVSGDCVPTCQLGDGCANGKCIDVERCECNEGYDWDENENKCKELARMASQEEEEEPLSTTNDIPPTSEECSEGFVLYGGQCRPETFDSNEAEVKDCRIAGCVGHHQVCNDSGSCLCAEGYVQENNAEENSTLSCRRGILEELLSIDQAADDDNELNPWTIPIIGLASGSLFVLLLAGLIGGVRHHRQRRDQSENEALPKEPVLQCEYSKKSYDVDEWVP